The following are from one region of the Pseudomonas putida genome:
- a CDS encoding UDP-2,3-diacylglucosamine diphosphatase: MTHAELSRPSRKQRVRTLWISDVHLGTRDCQAEHLSQFLKGYQADRIYLVGDIIDGWKLRGGIYWPQAHTNVIRRLLTMSKRGTEVIYVTGNHDEFLRRYSRLILGNIQLVDEAEHLTADGRRLLVIHGDQFDVITRYHRWLAFLGDRAYEFTLVLNRWLNHWRARYGYGYWSLSAYLKHKVKGAVNFISDFEDAIAHECTRRGFHGVVCGHIHHAEIRQVGEVEYLNCGDWVESCTALIEHWDGTIELYRLAEAQAAAAVREPA, translated from the coding sequence ATGACCCATGCCGAACTGTCCCGTCCCTCGCGCAAGCAACGCGTGCGTACCCTGTGGATCTCCGATGTGCATCTGGGTACCCGCGACTGCCAGGCCGAACACCTGTCGCAGTTCCTCAAGGGTTACCAGGCCGACCGCATCTACCTGGTGGGCGATATCATCGATGGCTGGAAGCTGCGCGGTGGCATCTACTGGCCGCAAGCCCATACCAACGTGATCCGCCGGTTGCTGACCATGAGCAAGCGGGGCACCGAGGTGATCTACGTGACCGGCAACCATGACGAATTCCTGCGCCGTTATTCCAGGCTGATCCTTGGCAACATCCAGTTGGTGGACGAGGCCGAGCACCTGACCGCCGATGGCCGCCGCCTGCTGGTGATCCATGGCGACCAGTTCGATGTGATTACCCGTTACCACCGCTGGCTGGCATTTCTGGGTGACCGTGCCTACGAGTTCACCCTGGTGCTCAATCGCTGGCTCAACCATTGGCGCGCCCGCTATGGATACGGCTATTGGTCCCTGTCGGCGTACCTGAAGCACAAGGTCAAAGGCGCGGTGAACTTCATCAGCGACTTCGAGGATGCGATTGCCCACGAATGCACCCGCCGCGGTTTTCATGGGGTGGTGTGTGGGCATATCCACCATGCCGAGATTCGCCAGGTGGGGGAGGTGGAGTACCTCAATTGCGGGGATTGGGTGGAGTCGTGCACAGCGCTGATCGAGCATTGGGATGGCACGATCGAGCTTTATCGGCTGGCGGAGGCGCAGGCAGCGGCGGCGGTGCGCGAACCGGCGTAG
- a CDS encoding IS110 family transposase, whose translation MSVWVGVDIGSRTSVVGVRKDGRPAGQWDIAQTPAGRKAAVKKLLALKPKSIVMEATGIYYLDLALELHAADLPVSVINPKSFHNFAKLMLVNSKTDAIDAQLLSEYGERMTPRLWTPPSLVQLELRALGRHINRLVGHRTRAKNELHALQATATTVSMLIEDQEEAIASLDNRIERFRKAGRELVAQCPTLTRQYKQLLAGPGMGEVSALAALAELTILPQMLKSSQVARHAGLDVRQTQSGTSIDKPGRLGKSGNAYLRAAMYMPALTAVRCDPYAKAFYESLVNRGKKKMQAIAAVMRKYLTGIWACMRGDEPFDTAKLFSSEHLRKA comes from the coding sequence ATGAGTGTCTGGGTTGGCGTCGATATCGGCTCACGTACTTCGGTCGTTGGGGTGCGTAAAGATGGGCGTCCGGCCGGACAGTGGGATATCGCTCAAACCCCTGCAGGCCGTAAGGCTGCGGTGAAAAAGCTGCTGGCACTCAAACCCAAGTCGATCGTGATGGAGGCGACCGGAATCTATTACCTGGACTTGGCCCTTGAGCTACATGCGGCTGACCTCCCTGTATCCGTGATCAACCCCAAGAGCTTCCACAATTTCGCCAAACTGATGCTGGTGAACAGCAAGACCGATGCAATAGATGCTCAACTGCTGTCCGAGTACGGCGAGCGTATGACACCGCGCTTGTGGACACCTCCAAGCCTTGTGCAGCTTGAACTGAGGGCTCTGGGGCGACACATCAATCGTTTGGTGGGGCATCGTACAAGGGCGAAGAACGAACTGCATGCATTGCAGGCGACCGCTACAACCGTGTCGATGCTGATCGAGGATCAGGAGGAAGCGATTGCTTCACTGGATAATCGAATTGAGCGCTTTCGTAAGGCGGGCCGCGAGCTGGTCGCCCAGTGTCCGACGCTTACTCGGCAGTACAAGCAGCTGCTCGCAGGGCCTGGGATGGGAGAAGTCTCTGCACTTGCGGCATTGGCTGAACTGACCATCCTTCCTCAAATGCTCAAGTCCTCGCAGGTAGCTCGCCACGCGGGTCTCGATGTTCGACAGACCCAATCGGGAACGAGCATTGATAAGCCCGGCAGACTCGGCAAAAGTGGGAATGCTTATCTACGGGCAGCCATGTACATGCCTGCCTTGACCGCAGTGCGCTGCGACCCTTATGCGAAGGCTTTTTACGAGTCGTTGGTCAACAGGGGCAAGAAGAAAATGCAGGCTATCGCTGCTGTCATGCGCAAGTACCTGACAGGCATCTGGGCATGTATGCGCGGGGATGAGCCATTTGATACGGCCAAGCTTTTCAGCTCTGAACACCTCAGAAAAGCTTGA
- a CDS encoding septation protein A, with translation MKQFIDFIPLLLFFIVYKLDPRPMEVAGHSFEFGGIYSATAMLIISSLVVYGALFLRQRKLEKGQWLTLVACLVFGGLTLTFHSETFLKWKAPVVNWLFALGFAGSHFVGDRVLIKRIMGHALNLPDAIWTRLNLAWIGFFLFCGAANLFVAFTFQDFWVDFKVFGSLGMTVIFLVAQGMYLSRHLHDDPSTSKPKD, from the coding sequence GTGAAACAATTCATCGATTTCATCCCGCTGCTGCTGTTCTTCATCGTCTACAAGCTCGACCCGCGCCCCATGGAAGTCGCCGGCCACAGCTTCGAATTCGGCGGTATCTACAGCGCCACGGCCATGCTGATCATCAGCTCGCTGGTGGTTTATGGCGCGCTGTTCCTGCGCCAGCGCAAGCTGGAAAAGGGCCAGTGGCTGACCCTGGTAGCCTGCCTGGTGTTCGGCGGCCTGACGCTGACCTTCCACAGCGAAACCTTCCTGAAGTGGAAGGCGCCGGTGGTGAACTGGCTGTTCGCCCTGGGCTTCGCCGGCAGCCACTTCGTCGGCGACCGGGTGCTGATCAAACGCATCATGGGCCACGCCCTGAACCTGCCCGATGCCATCTGGACCCGCCTGAACCTGGCCTGGATCGGCTTCTTCCTGTTCTGCGGCGCGGCCAACCTGTTCGTTGCCTTCACCTTCCAGGACTTCTGGGTCGACTTCAAAGTGTTCGGCAGCCTGGGCATGACCGTGATCTTCCTGGTGGCGCAGGGCATGTACCTGTCGCGCCACTTGCACGACGACCCTTCTACCTCCAAACCCAAGGATTGA
- a CDS encoding DUF962 domain-containing protein, whose protein sequence is MNRTAQFRSFAEFYPYYLGEHSNPTCRRLHFVGTSLVIALLAYTIGSGKWLLLLALPVFGYGFAWVGHFFFEKNRPATFTHPLYSLIGDFVMFRDILLGKISL, encoded by the coding sequence ATGAACCGCACAGCGCAATTTCGCAGTTTCGCCGAGTTCTATCCCTACTACCTGGGGGAACACAGCAACCCCACCTGCCGCCGCCTGCACTTTGTCGGCACCAGCCTGGTGATCGCCCTGCTGGCGTATACAATCGGCAGTGGCAAATGGTTGCTGCTACTGGCCTTGCCCGTGTTCGGCTACGGCTTTGCCTGGGTCGGGCATTTCTTTTTCGAAAAGAATCGGCCAGCGACCTTTACCCATCCGCTGTATAGCCTGATCGGGGATTTCGTGATGTTCAGGGATATCCTGCTGGGCAAGATCAGTCTGTAG
- a CDS encoding HAMP domain-containing sensor histidine kinase, with protein MLNQDAWILSRHPGLNTLASKWAKHYEQEGLASAQHFLERRKDRYKIDVQVLDDSGEAVVPGTFPRRAAAFEARQHNDQRRLPWRRLTEEYTSPDTGETYLLIYRIPHPALDAWHRESLLWPLSALGIALVVLTLFSLLVTLSITRPLNRLRGAVHDLGQTTYQQNSLAQLAARRDEFGVLAKDFNKMGARLQSTIGSQRQLLRDVSHELRSPLARLRIALALAERAEPEQREALWPRLTRECDRLEDLISEILALARVDAEQAHAEPVDLNALLGSVRKDAQLSAPEQDVRLEAQPGLTMLGWPKLIERAVDNLLRNALRFNPQGQPIELSAVREQDRIVIRVRDHGPGAAAEHLAQLGEPFFRAPGQDAPGHGLGLAIARKAAERHGGSLVLDNHPQGGFVARLELPVTEATGS; from the coding sequence ATGCTCAACCAGGACGCCTGGATCCTCAGCCGCCACCCGGGCCTGAATACCCTGGCCAGCAAGTGGGCCAAGCATTACGAACAGGAAGGCCTGGCTTCGGCACAGCACTTCCTGGAACGGCGCAAGGACCGCTACAAGATCGACGTGCAGGTGCTCGACGACAGTGGCGAGGCCGTGGTGCCTGGCACCTTCCCACGCCGTGCGGCGGCCTTCGAGGCACGCCAGCACAACGACCAGCGGCGCCTGCCGTGGCGCCGGCTGACCGAGGAATACACCAGCCCCGACACCGGCGAGACGTACCTGCTGATCTACCGCATCCCCCATCCGGCGCTGGACGCCTGGCACCGCGAAAGCCTGTTGTGGCCGCTCAGTGCGCTGGGCATTGCCCTGGTGGTGCTGACCCTGTTCAGCCTGCTGGTAACGCTGTCCATCACCCGCCCGCTCAACCGCCTGCGCGGCGCCGTGCATGACCTGGGCCAGACCACCTACCAGCAGAACAGCCTGGCACAATTGGCGGCGCGGCGTGACGAGTTCGGCGTGCTGGCCAAGGACTTCAACAAGATGGGCGCGCGCCTGCAAAGCACCATCGGCAGCCAGCGCCAGTTGCTGCGCGATGTGTCCCATGAACTGCGCTCGCCGCTGGCCAGGCTGCGTATCGCCCTGGCCTTGGCTGAACGCGCCGAGCCCGAGCAGCGTGAGGCGCTGTGGCCACGCCTGACCCGCGAATGCGACCGCCTGGAAGACCTGATCAGCGAAATCCTCGCCCTGGCGCGGGTCGATGCCGAACAGGCCCATGCCGAACCGGTCGACCTCAATGCCCTGCTCGGTAGCGTGCGCAAGGACGCCCAGCTCAGCGCACCGGAGCAGGATGTGCGCCTGGAGGCACAGCCGGGGTTGACCATGCTGGGCTGGCCAAAACTGATCGAGCGTGCCGTGGACAACCTGCTGCGCAACGCCCTGCGCTTCAACCCGCAGGGCCAGCCGATCGAGCTCAGCGCCGTGCGCGAGCAGGACCGTATCGTGATCCGCGTGCGTGACCATGGACCTGGAGCGGCGGCGGAACACCTGGCGCAGCTGGGGGAACCCTTCTTCCGTGCGCCGGGGCAGGATGCGCCGGGGCATGGGCTGGGGCTGGCGATTGCACGCAAGGCGGCAGAGCGGCATGGTGGCAGCCTGGTGCTGGACAATCATCCACAGGGAGGCTTTGTGGCCAGGCTGGAGTTGCCGGTGACTGAAGCGACAGGCAGTTGA
- a CDS encoding TrkH family potassium uptake protein, which yields MALPTLRIIGFIIGIFLITLAVSMAVPMATLVIFERTRDMPSFLWSSLITFIAGLTLVLQGRPEHVHLRPRDMYLLTVSSWLVVCVFAALPFLLTQHISYTDAFFESMSGITATGATVLSGLDNMSPGILMWRSMLHWLGGIGFIGMAVAILPLLRIGGMRLFQTESSDRSEKVMPRSHMVAKSIVGVYVGFSILGALGFWWAGMSPFDAINHAMSAISTGGFSTSDQSLAKWDIPAVHWVAVVVMILGSLPFTLYVATLRGNRKALLRDQQVQGLLGMLVATWLVLGTWYWATTNLHWLDALRHVALNVTSVVTTTGFALGDYSLWGNFSLMLFFYLGFVGGCSGSTAGGIKIFRFQVAYILLKASLNQLIHPRAVIKQKYNGHRLDEEIVRSILTFSFFFAITICVMALLLSLLGVDWMTALTGAAGTVSGVGPGLGEVIGPSGNYATLPDAAKWILASGMLLGRLEIITVLVLCMPAFWRH from the coding sequence ATGGCGTTGCCGACCTTAAGGATCATTGGTTTCATCATCGGCATCTTCCTGATTACCCTCGCCGTCAGCATGGCCGTGCCCATGGCGACCCTGGTGATCTTCGAACGCACCCGTGATATGCCGTCGTTCCTCTGGTCGAGCCTGATCACTTTCATCGCCGGCCTGACCCTGGTGCTTCAGGGCCGCCCCGAGCATGTGCACCTGCGCCCGCGCGACATGTACCTGCTGACCGTCAGCAGCTGGCTGGTAGTGTGCGTGTTTGCCGCCCTGCCGTTCCTGCTGACCCAGCACATCAGCTATACCGACGCGTTTTTCGAAAGCATGTCAGGCATCACCGCCACCGGCGCCACCGTGCTCAGCGGGCTCGACAACATGTCACCGGGCATCCTGATGTGGCGTTCGATGCTGCACTGGCTTGGCGGCATCGGCTTCATCGGCATGGCGGTAGCGATCCTGCCGCTGCTGCGCATCGGTGGCATGCGCCTGTTCCAGACCGAATCGTCCGACCGCTCGGAGAAGGTCATGCCGCGCTCGCACATGGTCGCCAAATCGATCGTGGGGGTATACGTCGGCTTTTCGATCCTGGGTGCGCTGGGCTTCTGGTGGGCCGGCATGAGCCCGTTCGATGCGATCAACCACGCCATGTCGGCGATTTCCACTGGCGGGTTTTCCACCTCCGACCAGTCGCTGGCCAAGTGGGACATCCCGGCCGTGCACTGGGTCGCGGTGGTGGTGATGATTCTCGGCAGCCTGCCCTTCACCCTTTACGTGGCGACGCTGCGCGGCAACCGCAAGGCACTGCTCCGCGACCAACAGGTGCAGGGTTTGCTGGGCATGCTGGTGGCCACCTGGCTAGTGCTTGGCACCTGGTACTGGGCCACCACCAACCTGCACTGGCTCGACGCCCTGCGCCACGTGGCGCTGAACGTGACCTCGGTGGTCACCACCACCGGTTTCGCCCTGGGTGACTACAGCCTGTGGGGCAACTTCTCGCTGATGCTGTTCTTCTACCTGGGCTTCGTCGGCGGCTGCTCCGGCTCGACGGCAGGTGGCATCAAGATCTTCCGCTTCCAGGTCGCCTACATCCTGCTCAAGGCAAGCCTCAACCAACTGATCCACCCGCGTGCGGTGATCAAGCAGAAGTACAACGGCCACCGCCTTGACGAAGAAATCGTGCGGTCGATCCTCACCTTCTCGTTCTTCTTCGCCATCACCATCTGTGTCATGGCGCTGCTGCTGTCGTTGCTTGGCGTGGACTGGATGACCGCCCTGACCGGCGCTGCCGGCACGGTGTCGGGTGTGGGCCCGGGCCTGGGGGAAGTGATCGGCCCGTCGGGCAACTACGCCACGCTGCCGGATGCCGCCAAATGGATTCTCGCCAGCGGCATGCTGCTCGGTCGCCTGGAAATCATCACCGTACTCGTGTTGTGCATGCCGGCATTCTGGCGCCACTGA
- a CDS encoding YciI family protein — MLYAIIASDVANSLEKRLAARPAHIERLQQLKAEGRVVLAGPHPAIDSNDPGEAGFSGSLIVAEFESLAAAQAWADADPYIAAGVYDKVVVKPFKQVLP; from the coding sequence ATGCTCTACGCCATCATCGCCAGCGACGTCGCAAACTCCCTGGAAAAGCGCCTGGCCGCCCGCCCGGCGCACATCGAACGCCTGCAGCAACTGAAAGCCGAGGGCCGCGTGGTACTGGCCGGCCCGCACCCGGCCATCGACAGCAACGACCCGGGCGAAGCAGGTTTCAGCGGTAGCCTGATCGTTGCCGAGTTCGAATCGCTGGCTGCGGCGCAGGCCTGGGCCGATGCCGATCCGTACATTGCGGCCGGCGTGTACGACAAGGTCGTGGTCAAGCCGTTCAAGCAAGTACTGCCCTGA
- a CDS encoding NAD(P)H nitroreductase, producing the protein MEALDALLNRVSVPRLTDPAPNAAQREALFQAALRAPDHGQLRPWRFLTIEGQGREKLGELFAEALQHKGDASQAALDKARAAPLRAPLLIVVIARLQDHFKVPKSEQRLAAGCAAHGILIAAHAQGIGAVWRTGEMAFDAHVHKGLGLAENEELIGYLYVGTPLTEPRTAPILETAAFVSAWGE; encoded by the coding sequence ATGGAGGCTCTCGACGCATTGCTCAACCGTGTTTCCGTACCACGTCTGACTGACCCGGCGCCCAATGCCGCACAGCGCGAGGCGCTGTTCCAGGCCGCCTTGCGCGCCCCGGACCACGGTCAGCTGCGGCCATGGCGCTTTCTCACCATCGAAGGCCAGGGCCGGGAGAAGCTGGGGGAGCTGTTCGCCGAAGCGCTGCAGCACAAGGGCGATGCCAGCCAGGCTGCCCTGGACAAGGCCCGCGCCGCGCCGCTGCGGGCGCCGTTGCTGATCGTGGTGATTGCCAGGCTGCAGGACCACTTCAAGGTGCCCAAGTCCGAGCAGCGGCTGGCGGCAGGCTGTGCGGCGCACGGCATCCTGATTGCTGCGCATGCGCAAGGTATCGGTGCGGTATGGCGCACCGGCGAAATGGCTTTCGATGCTCATGTGCACAAGGGCCTGGGGCTGGCCGAGAACGAGGAGCTGATCGGTTACCTGTATGTTGGTACGCCGCTGACCGAGCCGCGTACGGCGCCGATTCTGGAAACTGCCGCGTTTGTCAGCGCCTGGGGCGAGTAA
- a CDS encoding response regulator transcription factor, whose translation MSELLLIDDDQELCELLGSWLTQEGFTVRACHDGHSARQALAAHAPAAVVLDVMLPDGSGLELLKQLRSEHAELPVLMLSARGEPLDRILGLELGADDYLAKPCDPRELTARLRAVLRRSHPSATTSQVELGDLVYSPARGVASIDGREMTLTLSESRILEALLRQPGEPLDKQELAQIGLGRKLTLYDRSLDMHVSNLRKKIGPHADGRPRIVALRSRGYYYCL comes from the coding sequence ATGAGCGAGCTGTTACTGATTGATGATGACCAGGAGCTGTGCGAGCTGCTCGGCAGCTGGCTGACCCAGGAAGGGTTTACCGTGCGCGCCTGCCACGATGGCCACAGCGCACGCCAGGCCCTGGCCGCGCACGCCCCGGCGGCCGTGGTGCTGGACGTGATGCTGCCCGACGGCAGTGGCCTGGAACTGCTCAAGCAGTTGCGCAGCGAGCATGCCGAACTGCCGGTACTGATGCTCTCGGCGCGCGGCGAGCCGCTGGACCGCATCCTCGGCCTGGAACTGGGCGCCGACGACTACCTGGCCAAACCCTGCGACCCGCGTGAGCTCACCGCTCGCCTGCGTGCGGTGCTGCGCCGCAGCCACCCCTCCGCCACCACCAGCCAGGTGGAGCTGGGCGACCTGGTTTACAGCCCTGCTCGTGGCGTGGCCAGCATCGATGGCCGCGAAATGACCCTGACCCTGTCCGAAAGCCGCATTCTCGAAGCCCTGCTGCGCCAACCCGGCGAGCCGCTGGACAAGCAGGAACTGGCGCAGATCGGCCTGGGCCGCAAGCTGACCCTGTACGACCGCAGCCTGGACATGCACGTCAGCAACCTGCGCAAGAAGATCGGTCCGCACGCCGATGGCCGGCCACGCATCGTTGCCCTGCGCAGCCGTGGCTATTACTACTGCCTCTGA
- a CDS encoding AraC family transcriptional regulator produces the protein MSERTTSASWASGIVKALELEGLDCQAMFKQLGLDFAALDDPDARFPQDSMTRLWQLAVELSGNEAIGLNMARVVRPASFHVVGYALMSSRTLAEGFERLVRYQRIIAESSDLSFVLGPEGYSLILTVHGDHLPPTRHSAEASLACALALCSWLSGRQLQPRRVLVQGPQPKDIEPYKVAFHSPLVFGAPHDALVFERADMEAPLPTANEAMAILHDRFAGEYLARFTGSRVTHRVRQVLCRILPQGEPKREALAQALHLSQRTLQRRLQEEGTSFQTLLDDTRRELAEQYLAQPGMTLLETAYLLGFADPSNFYRAFRRWFDATPGEFRARLGAEPELVSGARMPACTTRVR, from the coding sequence ATGAGCGAAAGAACCACGTCAGCGAGCTGGGCGTCAGGAATCGTGAAGGCACTCGAACTGGAAGGGCTGGACTGCCAGGCCATGTTCAAGCAGCTGGGGCTGGATTTCGCCGCCCTCGACGACCCCGACGCGCGCTTCCCCCAGGACTCCATGACCCGGTTGTGGCAACTGGCGGTGGAACTGTCGGGCAACGAGGCCATTGGCCTGAACATGGCGCGGGTGGTGCGCCCGGCGTCGTTCCATGTGGTGGGTTATGCGTTGATGTCCAGCCGCACGTTGGCCGAAGGCTTCGAGCGACTGGTGCGTTATCAGCGCATCATCGCCGAAAGCTCCGACCTCAGCTTCGTCCTCGGCCCCGAAGGCTATTCGCTGATCCTGACCGTGCACGGCGACCATCTGCCGCCCACCCGGCACAGTGCCGAGGCGTCGCTGGCGTGCGCGCTGGCGCTGTGCAGCTGGCTCAGCGGTCGGCAGCTGCAACCACGCCGGGTGCTGGTGCAGGGGCCGCAACCAAAGGACATCGAACCGTACAAGGTGGCGTTCCACTCGCCGCTGGTGTTCGGTGCGCCGCACGATGCGCTGGTATTCGAGCGCGCCGACATGGAGGCACCGCTGCCCACCGCCAACGAAGCCATGGCCATCCTGCATGACCGCTTTGCCGGCGAATACCTGGCGCGTTTCACGGGAAGCCGGGTCACCCACCGCGTGCGCCAGGTGCTGTGCCGCATCCTGCCGCAGGGCGAGCCCAAGCGCGAGGCCCTGGCCCAGGCCCTGCACTTGTCGCAGCGCACCTTGCAGCGGCGGTTGCAGGAGGAGGGCACCAGTTTCCAGACCCTGCTCGATGACACCCGCCGAGAACTGGCCGAACAATACCTGGCGCAGCCTGGCATGACGCTGCTGGAAACCGCCTACCTGCTGGGCTTTGCCGACCCCAGCAACTTCTATCGGGCGTTCCGCCGCTGGTTCGATGCCACACCCGGTGAATTCCGCGCCCGCCTGGGTGCGGAGCCAGAGCTGGTCAGTGGCGCCAGAATGCCGGCATGCACAACACGAGTACGGTGA
- a CDS encoding Spy/CpxP family protein refolding chaperone — MRKTLIALMFAAALPTVAMAMPEGGPRHDGPHHRGDAPFHQLDLSRDQRQQIGKLMGEQMKQRRDITERYLSKLPAADQKAMKDELQANRDKTDSAVRALLKPEQQKKFDELQKERAAQKAEWQEFQAWKAEKGNKAQ; from the coding sequence ATGCGCAAGACCCTTATCGCCCTGATGTTCGCCGCCGCCCTGCCGACCGTGGCCATGGCCATGCCTGAAGGCGGCCCGCGCCACGACGGCCCGCATCATCGTGGTGATGCGCCTTTCCACCAGCTGGACCTGAGCCGTGACCAGCGCCAGCAGATCGGCAAGCTGATGGGCGAGCAGATGAAACAGCGCCGCGACATCACCGAGCGCTACCTGTCCAAGCTGCCGGCCGCCGACCAGAAGGCGATGAAGGACGAACTGCAGGCCAACCGCGACAAGACCGACAGCGCGGTCCGTGCCCTGCTCAAGCCTGAGCAGCAGAAGAAGTTCGACGAACTGCAGAAGGAACGCGCCGCACAAAAGGCCGAGTGGCAGGAGTTCCAGGCCTGGAAAGCTGAAAAAGGCAACAAGGCCCAGTAA